Part of the Streptomyces sp. NBC_01353 genome, TACGCCACGTTGCGCCCGCTGTACGAAGCCAGTGCCCATCTGTACGCCGGGCCCGCCGCCGCCCCCGTGCTCAGCGACAGCTGGACCGGCCGGATCGTGAGCACCCATGTCCCCGACATCCTGCGCGACCTCGCAGTGCGCTTCCGCGGCACCGGCCCCGAGCTGCTGCCTGCGGGGCGCGAGTCCGAGATCGAGGCGATCGGCGACCTGTGCGAGCGAAGCGTCAACCGTGCCGCGCAGCGCGCCGGCGAGCTGGGCCTCGACGACCTGGCCGCGCACCGCGACCCGCTCACCGTGCTCCTCGCCGCCCTCGGTCGGCTGGAACGGAGGCTGGAGCGGCAGGCGTACGTGCTCGGCGACGAGATCACCGCCGCCGATGTGCAGGTCTGGGTGACGCTCCTCCAACTGGACACCGTGCACCGCTGGCACCTGGATGCCGGTGCCATGGATCGTGTCGCGGACCATCCCGCACTGTGGGCCTACGCCCAACGCCTGGCCGCACGGCCCGCGTTCGGGCGCCACCTCGACCTCGACGGCATCGCGCGCCGTCATCGCGCCCACTGCCGAGGCCAGGAGGCGGCGGGCGCCGCCATGAGCATCGTGGACTGGCGGGCGTACCGCGTCTGAGGTGACGCGGGGGACGACACCGGAACCGTCAGGCGAAGGGCGGTTCCCAGTCCTTCTTGACCTCGAAGCGGTAGTCGCGCCGGTCGAGCACCCGGCCGTCCCCGTCGACCAGCGAGGCGGACACCTCGTAGACGCCGCGCGCCCGCGGTCCGCTCGGGACACGCTCCGGCGGGAGTTCCAGATCGTACGGCCCGCCGTGCCGGAAGTCCCCGAGCACCACATCGGCCCCGCCCAGGTCGGCGCCGTCCTTGCTCCGCTGGTCGACCACCTTCAGGCCGGTCACCGACGGACCCTCGACCCGGAAGCGCACCACGGCTCGGAACTCCGCGCCCTCCTTCACCGTGAACGGCTCCGGTGCCGCCCCCGACGGAGGCACCGGCAGCGAGATGTCGCCCGGGCCGGTGAACCGGAGCGCCAGTCCGAGCAGCCGGACGATACGGCCCTCCTGGAGCGGAACGCCCGTGGCCGGGTCGGCGAGGGAAACCATGGTGTGCTCGTCTCTGGGGACGGGGCCTCGCGGACGAGGCCGGGGGTGGGACGCAGACGCGGCTACCCGAATCGCTCCCACCCATGCGGCGGGCCGCGCGTGCGGGAGCGCCCGTCAGCCGATGCGTCGCCCGGCGAGCGGCTCCGTAGAGTCGCCGCTACCCGTGCGTACGCCCCGCAGAAAGGTGCCGAAGGCCTCGATGGGGGTCATGGACGGCGCCCAGTCGAGCTCCCGGCGGGCGCGCTCCGTGGCGAGCAGCGGCAGGCGCAACACGGCGTCGAAGAGGTCCGGGGACGCGGGGGCCACCCGCAGTTTCCAGGCCGTCGAGAGCACGCCGCGTACCGCGCCGTTGGGCACCTTGATCGCCCGGGCGTCCAGGAGCGAGGCGAGCGCCGCGGTGTCGATCGCCGGATCCGCCGCCAGGTTGAAGGCGCCGCGGACGTCACGTACCAGCGCCCGGCAGTAGGCGTCGGCCGCGTCGTCGGTGTGCAGCGCCTGGAAGCGCAGCCCTTTCAGCCCGGGAAG contains:
- a CDS encoding glutathione S-transferase C-terminal domain-containing protein translates to MSVIPSVVAPPVFRGRIGCDVRSGHYAVPHRYRLHLALSCPSCLRVAVTHSLLGLQNTLPLTLLPATPDTPGGGYATLRPLYEASAHLYAGPAAAPVLSDSWTGRIVSTHVPDILRDLAVRFRGTGPELLPAGRESEIEAIGDLCERSVNRAAQRAGELGLDDLAAHRDPLTVLLAALGRLERRLERQAYVLGDEITAADVQVWVTLLQLDTVHRWHLDAGAMDRVADHPALWAYAQRLAARPAFGRHLDLDGIARRHRAHCRGQEAAGAAMSIVDWRAYRV